The following coding sequences are from one Ovis canadensis isolate MfBH-ARS-UI-01 breed Bighorn chromosome 7, ARS-UI_OviCan_v2, whole genome shotgun sequence window:
- the KLHDC2 gene encoding kelch domain-containing protein 2 isoform X2 yields the protein MTFICLEKNSGSTTWRLEDGSCAVCVDRVLYLFGGHHSRGNTNKFYMLDSRSTDRVLHWERIDCQGVPPSSKDKLGVWVYKNKLIFFGGYGYLPEDKVLGTFEFDETSFWNSSHPRGWNDHVHILDTETFIWSQPITTGKPPSPRAAHACAAVGNKGFVFGGRYRDARMNDLHYLNLDTWEWNELIPQGICPVGRSWHSLTPVSSDHLFLFGGFTTDKQPLSDAWTYCISKNEWIQFNHPHTEKPRLWHTACASDEGEVIVFGGCANNLLVHHRAAHSNEILIFSVQPKSLVRLSLEAVICFKEMLANSWNCLPKHLLHSVNQRFGSNNTSGS from the exons ATGACTTTTATCTGCCTAGAGAAGAACTCTGGATCTACAACATGGAGACTGGAAGATG GAAGCTGTGCCGTGTGTGTGGACAGGGTGCTGTACTTGTTTGGAGGACACCATTCAAGAGGCAATACAAATAAG TTCTACATGCTGGATTCAAGGTCTACAGACCGAGTATTACACTGGGAAAGAATTGACTGCCAAGGAGTTCCTCCATCATCAAAGGACAAACTCGGTGTCTGGGTATATAAAAACAA GTTAATATTTTTTGGAGGGTATGGATATTTACCTGAAGACAAAGTATTGGGAACTTTTGAATTTGATGAAACATCTTTCTGG AATTCAAGTCATCCAAGAGGATGGAATGATCATGTACATATTTTAGACACTGAAACATTTATCTGGAGCCAGCCTATAACTACT GGTAAACCACCTTCACCTCGTGCTGCCCATGCCTGTGCAGCTGTTGGAAACAAAGGCTTTGTGTTTGGAGGCAGATACCGA GATGCTAGAATGAATGACCTTCACTATCTTAATCTGGATACATGGGAGTGGAATGAACT AATTCCACAAGGCATATGCCCAGTTGGCCGATCTTGGCACTCACTCACACCAGTTTCTTCAGatcatctctttctctttggaGGATTTACCACTGATAAACAGCCACTAA GTGATGCCTGGACATACTGCATCAGTAAAAATGAATGGATACAGTTTAATCATCCCCATACTGAAAAACCAAG ATTATGGCATACAGCTTGTGCCAGCGATGAAGGAGAAGTAATTGTGTTTGGAGGGTGTGCCAATAACCTTCTTGTCCATCACAGAGCT GCACACAGTAATGAAATACTTATATTTTCAGTTCAACCAAAATCTCTTGTAAG GCTAAGTTTAGAAGCTGTCATCTGCTTTAAAGAAATGTTAGCCAACTCATGGAACTGCCTTCCAAAACACTTACTTCACAGTGTTAATCAGAGGTTTGGTAGTAACAACACTTCTGGATCTTAA